From Brassica oleracea var. oleracea cultivar TO1000 chromosome C3, BOL, whole genome shotgun sequence, a single genomic window includes:
- the LOC106335849 gene encoding LOW QUALITY PROTEIN: glycerophosphodiester phosphodiesterase protein kinase domain-containing GDPDL2-like (The sequence of the model RefSeq protein was modified relative to this genomic sequence to represent the inferred CDS: substituted 1 base at 1 genomic stop codon), giving the protein MEETPTNFKGGNPTRGGLRAWMFLLCGVVLIQLFAGQTDAQRSRGPWQTLSGDAPLVIARGGFSGLFPDSSLKAYSFVKQTSVAGAALWCDVQLTKDGAGICFPDLKLNNASTIDFVYPNRKKSYLVNGVPTQGWFTIEFSLRELSNVTLNRGILFRSEKFDGIYPISTVGDVTTQIKPESFWLNVQHDAFYAQQNLSMSSFLISASRNVSIDYVSSPEVNFFKKIAGDFGPNGPSFVFQFLGKEEFEPTTNRTYGSILSNLTFVKTFASGILVPKSYILPLDDKQYLLPPTSLVQDAHKAGLQVYVSGFANDIDIAHDYSFDPVTEYLSFVDNGNFSVDGVLSDFPITASSSIECFSHLGKNATKQVDFLVISKNGASGDYPGCTDMAYDKAIKDGADVIDCSVQMSSDGIPFCSRSIDLSNSTVISHTPYAQRSINVPEISSNGGIYTFSLTWAEIQSLTPAISNPYRLYSMFRNPDETNSGKLILLSEFLNLAKNSTSLSGVLISVENAVYLREKQGLDVVKAVLDTLMETGYSNGITTEKVMIQSTESSVLVDFKEQSKYDTVYKIEKNISDISDAAIQAIKKFANAVVIRKETVFSLFDSFITTQTNVVKKLQKSWLPVYVELFQNEFVSQPYDFFADPTVEINSYITGAGISGTIIEFPFTAARYKRNRCLGTKEPLPPYMSPVLPGGLLPFLNAKPPAQAPNPVFTEEDVSAYDLYKRCSQPFPNFNLNCSGGFAEITVSSVKFRILKANYTSRIIKLARSDYIDTLCPSDPLNEPFYQSDLQLVNDTDMITMLYDCQDLSALIYSSEAYNYVTDFQCNDQKEGLNNYCVVINSSSSLFNGRVGIDFLXKKCTKDVSMHVSGSKLHTLDSDNLKKTLEQGFEVELKQDCSMCLDSKGASCGYNQTSGKFVCYCDDGTHGPNCSSGKRSHESLVNAVRKGSIAGVVMFFVLLSLFLLFLRKRQVRQRQQNMKSLIPLRQYTYAQVKRITKSFAEVVGRGGFGIVYRGTLSDGRMVAVKVLKDSKGNGEDFTNEVASMSQTSHLNIVTLLGFCSEGSKRAIIYEFLGNGSLDKFISGNTSMNLDWTSLYQIALGVARGLEYLHHGCKTRIVHFDIKPQNVLLDENFCPKVSDFGLAKLCEKKESALSLLDTRGTVGYIAPEMISRVYGSVSHKSDVYSYGMLVLEMIGARNKERAHQDSTSNTSSIYFPEWVYRDIELGKSRRLIENEISNEEHELAKKMTLVGLWCIQSSPSERPPMNRVVEMMEGSLDALEVPPRPVLQIPIAPLQESSTLSRDMSVYTEE; this is encoded by the exons ATGGAAGAAACACCAACAAATTTCAAGGGAGGTAATCCGACAAGGGGAGGTCTACGAGCTTGGATGTTTTTACTCTGCGGTGTTGTTCTGATTCAGCTGTTTGCTGGTCAAACCGATGCTCAAAGATCTAGAGGTCCATGGCAAACACTCAGTG GTGATGCTCCACTTGTGATTGCTCGTGGTGGGTTTTCGGGATTGTTTCCAGATTCGAGTCTCAAGGCTTACAGTTTCGTAAAGCAGACAAGTGTAGCAGGTGCTGCTCTATGGTGTGATGTTCAGCTAACCAAAGATGGAGCTGGGATTTGCTTTCCTGACTTAAAACTGAACAACGCTTCAACTATTGACTTTGTTTACCCAAATCGCAAAAAATCTTACCTGGTTAACGGAGTCCCTACGCAGGGTTGGTTCACCATCGAATTCTCCTTGAGAGAACTCAGTAATGTTACTT TGAACAGAGGAATATTATTTCGGTCAGAAAAATTCGATGGAATATATCCGATTTCGACGGTTGGAGATGTAACCACGCAGATAAAACCAGAAAGTTTTTGGTTAAATGTTCAGCACGATGCGTTCTACGCGCAGCAGAATCTGAGCATGAGCAGTTTTCTGATATCAGCTTCCAGAAATGTTTCCATTGACTACGTCTCTTCCCCTGAAGTGAATTTCTTTAAAAAGATTGCTGGCGATTTCGGGCCTAATGGACCGAGTTTCGTGTTCCAGTTTCTTGGAAAAGAAGAGTTTGAGCCGACAACAAACCGAACTTACGGCTCTATCTTAAGTAACCTGACTTTTGTCAAAACGTTTGCTTCAGGGATTCTTGTCCCAAAGTCCTACATATTGCCACTGGATGACAAGCAGTACTTGCTTCCTCCTACATCGTTAGTTCAAGATGCTCACAAGGCAGGATTACAAGTGTATGTGTCAGGTTTTGCCAATGATATTGATATTGCTCACGACTACAGTTTCGATCCAGTGACTGAGTACCTATCCTTTGTGGACAATGGCAATTTCTCTGTAGATGGTGTGCTCTCAGATTTTCCCATAACTGCATCTTCATCCATTG AATGTTTCTCGCACCTTGGCAAAAACGCTACAAAACAGG TTGATTTTCTTGTTATATCAAAAAATGGAGCGAGTGGGGACTATCCTGGATGTACAGACATGGCATATGATAAGGCTATCAAAGATGGTGCTGATGTTATCGATTGCTCCGTCCAAATGTCCAGCGACGGTATACCCTTTTGCTCGAGATCAATAGATCTCTCGAACAGCACAGTGATCTCCCATACGCCCTACGCGCAACGTTCAATAAATGTTCCTGAGATTAGCTCAAATGGTGGGATTTACACTTTTAGTCTCACATGGGCTGAGATCCAGAGCTTGACTC CTGCGATTTCAAACCCCTATAGGCTATACAGTATGTTCAGGAATCCGGATGAGACAAATTCTGGGAAGCTTATTTTGCTTTCTGAGTTCCTAAACTTGGCAAAGAATTCAACTTCGCTCTCCGGTGTTTTGATCAGTGTAGAG AATGCAGTGTACCTGAGGGAGAAGCAAGGTCTTGACGTGGTTAAAGCGGTTCTCGATACCCTTATGGAAACTGGTTACAGCAATGGAATAACCACAGAAAAGGTCATGATTCAGTCAACGGAAAGCTCGGTTCTAGTTGATTTCAAGGAACAGAGCAAGTATGACACTGTCTACAAAATTGAAAAAAACATTAGTGATATTAGCGACGCTGCTATCCAAGCGATAAAGAAATTTGCTAACGCTGTTGTCATTAGAAAAGAAACAGTCTTTTCGTTATTTGATTCGTTCATCACTACGCAAACCAATGTTGTGAAGAAGCTGCAAAAGTCGTGGCTCCCGGTTTATGTGGAACTGTTTCAGAACGAGTTTGTGTCTCAACCATATGACTTCTTCGCTGATCCAACAGTGGAGATAAATTCATATATCACAGGAGCCGGTATCAGTGGAACCATCATAGAGTTCCCTTTCACAGCTGCAAGATACAAAA GGAACCGATGTTTGGGAACAAAAGAACCTCTACCACCTTACATGTCCCCTGTTCTACCGGGTGGTCTCTTACCCTTTCTGAATGCGAAACCTCCAGCCCAAGCTCCAAACCCGGTTTTCACAGAGGAGGATGTCTCAGCTTATGATCTTTACAAGCGATGCAGTCAACCATTTCCCAACTTCAACCTCAATTGTAGCGGCGGATTCGCAGAGATTACAGTCTCCTCCGTGAAGTTCAGAATCTTAAAGGCAAATTACACCTCTCGTATTATAAAACTTGCCAGATCGGATTATATCGACACTCTTTGTCCTTCAGACCCACTAAATGAGCCATTCTACCAAAGCGACCTTCAACTGGTTAATGACACGGATATGATAACAATGCTTTATGACTGCCAAGACTTATCAGCTCTTATCTATAGCAGCGAAGCTTACAATTATGTTACAGACTTTCAATGTAATGATCAGAAGGAAGGTCTAAACAACTACTGTGTTGTGATAAACAGCTCGTCTTCCTTATTCAACGGGAGGGTTGGTATAGATTTCTTGTAGAAAAAATGCACAAAAGACGTCAGCATGCATGTTTCAGGATCGAAGCTACACACTCTGGATTCAGATAATCTAAAGAAGACTCTTGAACAGGGTTTCGAGGTTGAACTTAAACAAGACTGCTCAATGTGCCTAGATTCTAAAGGTGCTTCTTGTGGATATAATCAAACTTCAGGTAAATTCGTCTGCTATTGTGACGATGGGACCCATGGCCCTAACTGTAGTTCTGGAAAGAGAAGTCACG AGTCTTTGGTCAATGCAGTTCGCAAAG GCTCAATAGCAGGCGTTGTTATGTTCTTTGTCTTACTATCATTGTTTCTTCTTTTTCTCCGGAAGAGGCAAGTACGACAGAGACAACAGAATATGAAGTCTCTTATTCCACTAAGACAGTACACTTATGCACAAGTGAAAAGAATTACAAAGTCATTTGCAGAAGTGGTTGGGAGAGGCGGCTTTGGAATTGTTTACAGAGGAACTCTTTCTGATGGCCGTATGGTTGCGGTGAAGGTCTTGAAAGACTCAAAGGGTAATGGTGAAGATTTCACAAATGAAGTTGCAAGCATGAGTCAAACTTCTCATCTCAACATTGTTACCTTGCTTGGTTTCTGCTCTGAAGGTTCCAAAAGAGCAATTATATATGAATTTTTGGGTAATGGGTCCCTTGATAAATTCATCTCAGGCAATACCTCGATGAATTTGGACTGGACGTCATTGTATCAAATTGCTCTTGGAGTCGCTCGAGGTCTGGAGTACTTGCATCATGGCTGCAAAACAAGGATTGTACATTTCGACATCAAACCACAAAATGTGCTCTTAGATGAAAACTTTTGCCCCAAAGTTTCGGACTTTGGCCTCGCTAAGCTCTGTGAGAAGAAAGAGAGTGCATTGTCATTGCTGGACACAAGAGGTACAGTGGGGTACATTGCACCAGAAATGATCTCAAGAGTTTATGGGAGCGTGTCTCACAAGTCAGATGTATATAGCTACGGAATGTTGGTTCTGGAGATGATTGGCGCAAGGAATAAAGAAAGAGCTCATCAAGACTCCACTTCTAATACAAGCTCAATCTACTTTCCTGAGTGGGTATATAGGGATATTGAATTAGGAAAGTCCAGGAGGCTTATCGAGAATGAAATCAGCAATGAAGAACATGAGTTAGCAAAGAAGATGACTTTGGTTGGTTTGTGGTGTATTCAGTCTTCTCCATCAGAACGCCCACCGATGAACAGAGTTGTAGAGATGATGGAAGGAAGTTTGGATGCTCTTGAAGTGCCTCCTAGACCTGTTTTGCAAATTCCCATAGCACCTCTTCAAGAGTCTTCGACACTTTCAAGGGATATGTCGGTTTACACCGAAGAATGA
- the LOC106335851 gene encoding protein SRG1-like, protein MVASWPEPIVSVQALSQAGVSTVPNRYVKPTHQRPVYKSDQSGLDMEIPVLDMSDMWRNPEGLKRVRKACEEWGFFQVVNHGVDHGLMERVRGAWREFFDLPVQMKRKYANSPDTYEGYGSRIGVVKDAKLDWSDYFFLNYLPSSIRNLSMWPSQPPKIRELIEEYGEEVKKLCERLVETLSESLGLEPNHLMKAFGGEDKVGASLRANFYPKCPQPHLTLGLSSHSDPGGITIVLSEENVAGLQVRRGDCWVTVKSVPNALIVNIGDQVQILSNGIYKSVEHQVIVNSGMDRVSLALFYNPRSDIPIGPVEELLTDNRPALYKPIRFDEYRLMIRQKGPSGKNQVDSLLAST, encoded by the exons ATGGTTGCAAGCTGGCCTGAGCCCATTGTTTCAGTTCAAGCCTTGTCCCAAGCCGGCGTATCCACCGTCCCAAACCGGTATGTGAAACCCACGCATCAGAGACCGGTCTACAAGTCCGATCAATCCGGTCTTGACATGGAAATCCCCGTGCTAGACATGAGCGACATGTGGAGGAACCCAGAGGGGCTGAAGCGAGTGAGGAAGGCGTGTGAGGAGTGGGGTTTCTTCCAAGTGGTGAACCATGGTGTAGACCACGGGCTGATGGAGAGAGTGAGAGGAGCGTGGCGAGAGTTCTTTGATTTACCGGTACAGATGAAACGAAAGTACGCAAACTCACCCGACACGTACGAAGGCTATGGAAGCAGGATTGGTGTTGTGAAAGATGCTAAATTAGATTGGAGTGACTATTTCTTCCTCAATTACTTGCCATCTTCCATAAGAAACCTTTCTATGTGGCCATCTCAGCCTCCTAAGATAAG AGAATTGATCGAAGAGTACGGTGAAGAAGTGAAGAAACTGTGTGAGAGGTTGGTGGAAACATTGTCAGAGAGTTTAGGTTTAGAACCAAACCATCTCATGAAGGCCTTTGGAGGAGAAGATAAAGTCGGGGCTAGTCTGAGGGCTAATTTCTACCCAAAATGCCCTCAGCCACACCTAACTTTAGGTCTTTCTTCCCATTCTGACCCTGGTGGCATCACCATTGTCCTCTCCGAGGAGAATGTAGCCGGCCTCCAGGTCCGACGTGGTGACTGCTGGGTTACTGTTAAATCCGTCCCCAATGCTTTGATCGTTAACATTGGTGATCAAGTTCAG ATACTTAGCAATGGAATTTACAAAAGCGTGGAGCATCAGGTGATCGTTAATTCCGGTATGGATCGAGTCTCCTTGGCACTCTTCTACAACCCGAGAAGTGATATTCCGATCGGACCAGTGGAAGAACTCTTAACCGATAACCGACCTGCTCTTTATAAACCGATCAGGTTCGACGAGTATCGTCTTATGATTAGGCAAAAGGGTCCTAGTGGGAAGAATCAAGTTGATTCATTGTTAGCAAGCACATGA
- the LOC106329894 gene encoding uncharacterized protein LOC106329894, with amino-acid sequence MKQKAISWNTRFLSTAGKATMLQSILSPTPTFSMSCFKLPALLAKIVWRLITKPNCLLARVLLGNYCTKTSLLKVPSSPSSSHGWKGVLWGRDLLLNHLGKAIGNGESTRVWADSWVSPTVDIKPLGPIQLKDQDLLVSDLLSRETKEWNKHLVENTLPHLAELILSIRPNILGTEDSFIWTQHPSGIYSAKSGYYSFILSKIQSTSDLMIRDTWNWEKNIWCPPLLPKIKFFLWKCARNALLTRDDLQRRNITTDASCLRCASCLGQPSLIQPHEPLSKEELASSRSRIILSPVGIISNLFPWIVWNIWISRNHLFFEKKATSPHEVIIKATTACKEWECAQNKQIIPAQQKNPYLPPPQPLADTVMCYTDAAWKSNLRAVGLAWIFTDHNSTEISRGSCYQDNVSSPLLAEVLAIRSVLTQAASLNLNQI; translated from the exons ATGAAGCAGAAAGCTATCAGCTGGAACACGAGGTTCCTCTCCACTGCAGGGAAAGCTACAATGCTCCAGTCTATCCTGTCGCCCACTCCTACTTTCTCCATGTCATGTTTCAAGCTGCCT GCATTACTCGCCAAAATAGTCTGGAGACTGATCACTAAGCCAAACTGTCTACTGGCTCGCGTTCTCCTGGGAAACTACTGCACCAAAACATCCCTGCTCAAGGTTCCTTCTAGCCCGTCTTCGTCACATGGATGGAAAGGAGTATTGTGGGGCAGAGACCTACTCTTGAACCACCTGGGCAAAGCCATAGGAAATGGAGAATCAACAAGGGTGTGGGCTGACTCCTGGGTTAGTCCTACAGTAGACATCAAACCGTTAGGACCAATTCAGTTAAAAGACCAAGACCTACTTGTCTCTGATCTTCTCTCACGGGAAACAAAGGAATGGAACAAGCATCTGGTGGAAAACACTTTACCTCACCTAGCGGAGCTCATCCTCTCCATAAGGCCCAACATTCTTGGAACTGAAGATTCCTTCATTTGGACGCAACACCCCTCAGGCATCTATTCTGCGAAATCAGGGTATTACTCCTTTATTCTCTCAAAGATCCAGTCGACAAGTGATCTTATGATTAGAGATACCTGGAATTGGGAAAAGAACATTTGGTGTCCTCCGCTCCTCCCTAAAATCAAGTTCTTTCTCTGGAAATGCGCTAGAAACGCGCTACTGACGAGGGACGATCTCCAACGCAGGAACATAACTACTGATGCTTCGTGTCTACGCTGCG CCTCATGCCTTGGTCAGCCTTCATTGATTCAACCACATGAACCTCTTTCAAAGGAGGAACTAGCGTCATCCCGATCGCGAATCATCCTCTCACCCGTAGGAATCATCTCTAATCTGTTCCCATGGATCGTCTGGAACATCTGGATCTCCCGTAATCACCTCTTCTTTGAGAAAAAAGCAACGTCACCACATGAAGTAATCATTAAGGCTACTACAGCCTGCAAGGAGTGGGAATGTGCTCAGAACAAACAGATCATACCAGCGCAGCAAAAAAACCCTTATCTCCCGCCACCACAACCACTGGCTGATACCGTCATGTGTTATACAGACGCAGCTTGGAAATCGAATCTCAGAGCGGTCGGCCTTGCATGGATCTTCACCGATCACAACAGCACAGAGATTTCTAGAGGATCTTGCTACCAAGACAACGTTTCATCTCCCCTCCTAGCAGAAGTTCTAGCAATCCGATCTGTGCTCACCCAAGCTGCTTCCCTCAACCTCAACCAAATCTAG